In the Ferrimicrobium acidiphilum DSM 19497 genome, one interval contains:
- a CDS encoding YncE family protein has protein sequence MSFNPIRSITLSNVFRVLGITLAICLVFGIVDSGVSWAGTPVVRNIPTTNSSAHSFLISLAVNPTTDTVYAANGHSISVISGKTDKVTHTILAKSAGLAVNPTTDTVYAANGHSISVISGATSKLVRSIRARSNVVGFSVNPTTDTVYATNRNSVSVIALATGNQTSDSRVIIGLPAVGFVIVVGEATFLVALKRRRAA, from the coding sequence ATGAGTTTCAATCCGATCAGATCAATCACGCTAAGCAACGTTTTTCGTGTACTGGGTATCACTCTGGCGATATGCCTGGTCTTTGGAATCGTCGATTCCGGCGTTTCTTGGGCTGGCACACCAGTCGTTCGAAACATACCGACCACTAACAGCAGCGCTCACTCTTTCCTGATAAGTCTCGCGGTTAACCCCACCACCGACACGGTGTATGCGGCCAACGGTCATTCCATCTCGGTCATAAGCGGGAAGACCGATAAGGTGACTCACACAATTTTGGCAAAGTCTGCTGGACTCGCGGTTAACCCCACCACCGACACGGTGTATGCGGCCAACGGTCATTCCATCTCGGTCATAAGCGGAGCAACAAGCAAGCTCGTCCGCAGTATTCGTGCTCGCTCTAACGTCGTCGGGTTTTCGGTTAACCCCACCACCGACACGGTGTATGCAACCAATAGAAACTCTGTTTCAGTGATTGCTCTTGCGACCGGGAACCAAACAAGTGATTCAAGAGTCATTATTGGCTTGCCTGCTGTTGGCTTTGTCATCGTTGTTGGTGAAGCAACGTTCCTAGTTGCATTGAAGCGCCGTCGTGCAGCGTGA